One window of Alkaliphilus metalliredigens QYMF genomic DNA carries:
- a CDS encoding Glu/Leu/Phe/Val family dehydrogenase yields the protein MSEKTLNPFEIAQQQVKGACDKLGVEDAVYEILKNPMRVMEVAIPVKMDDGSLKSFVGYRSQHNDAVGPFKGGVRFHQDVNRDEVKALSTWMTFKCGVVGVPYGGGKGGITVDPRDLSQGELQRLSRGYARAIAPIIGEKVDIPAPDVGTNGQVMSWFIDEYQKTTGEFAPGVFTGKPVDFYGSLARNEATGFGVAIMARDAAKKIGLSLNGATVAIQGFGNVGSFAAIYMVGMGAKVTAISDHTACIFDENGLDIDALIEYVKGNKQVQGFPGAQKELHRDELFGMDVDILMPCALENQITLKNVNDIKAKIVSEGANGPTTPEADKIMYDKGIIVVPDILANAGGVTVSYFEWVQNLMRYSWSFEEVQEKQEKLMVKSFDDIWTLMHEHNVDMRTAGYMMSIKRIATAMKYRGWY from the coding sequence ATGTCTGAAAAAACACTTAATCCGTTTGAAATTGCACAGCAACAAGTAAAAGGTGCATGTGACAAGCTAGGGGTAGAGGATGCTGTTTATGAAATCCTGAAAAACCCAATGAGAGTAATGGAAGTGGCTATTCCAGTAAAGATGGACGATGGAAGTTTGAAATCCTTTGTTGGTTACAGGTCTCAGCATAATGATGCTGTAGGTCCTTTTAAAGGTGGCGTAAGATTTCATCAAGATGTAAACAGAGATGAAGTGAAGGCTCTTTCTACATGGATGACATTCAAATGTGGCGTTGTAGGTGTGCCATATGGTGGAGGAAAAGGTGGAATCACAGTAGACCCTAGAGATTTATCTCAAGGTGAGTTACAAAGATTGTCAAGAGGATATGCAAGAGCGATTGCACCAATCATTGGTGAAAAAGTTGATATTCCAGCACCAGATGTTGGAACAAATGGACAGGTTATGTCTTGGTTTATAGATGAATATCAAAAAACCACTGGTGAGTTTGCACCGGGCGTATTTACAGGAAAGCCTGTGGACTTTTATGGTTCCCTTGCTAGAAATGAAGCAACTGGTTTTGGTGTTGCGATTATGGCAAGAGATGCTGCTAAAAAAATTGGTCTATCATTAAATGGTGCGACTGTAGCAATTCAAGGATTCGGAAATGTAGGAAGCTTCGCAGCTATATACATGGTTGGTATGGGAGCAAAGGTAACGGCAATTTCTGATCATACTGCATGTATTTTCGATGAAAATGGATTAGATATTGATGCCCTGATTGAGTACGTAAAAGGAAACAAACAAGTACAAGGATTCCCAGGAGCACAAAAGGAATTGCATAGAGATGAATTATTTGGAATGGATGTAGATATCTTAATGCCATGTGCATTAGAAAACCAAATTACTTTGAAAAATGTAAACGATATCAAAGCTAAAATTGTAAGTGAAGGTGCAAATGGACCAACGACACCAGAAGCTGACAAAATTATGTATGATAAAGGAATCATTGTTGTACCAGATATTTTAGCAAATGCTGGTGGGGTTACGGTATCTTACTTTGAGTGGGTACAAAATCTAATGAGATACTCTTGGTCCTTTGAAGAAGTCCAAGAAAAACAAGAAAAATTAATGGTTAAATCATTCGATGATATTTGGACATTAATGCATGAGCATAATGTTGACATGAGAACTGCTGGATACATGATGTCAATTAAGCGAATTGCCACTGCTATGAAGTACAGAGGATGGTATTAG